A window of the Cannabis sativa cultivar Pink pepper isolate KNU-18-1 chromosome X, ASM2916894v1, whole genome shotgun sequence genome harbors these coding sequences:
- the LOC115705122 gene encoding uncharacterized protein LOC115705122, producing MAEKLAPEKRHNFIHNGQKVFEWDQTLDEVNMYITLPPNVHSKQFYCKIQSKHVELGIKGNPPYLNHDLASPVKTDDSFWTLEDGIMHITLQKRDKGQTWTSPILGEGQLDPYATDLEQKRLMLQRFQEENPGFDFSQAQFTGNCPDPRTFMGGIRTD from the exons ATGGCCGAGAAACTGGCTCCAGAAAAGCGCCACAACTTCATTCACAATG GTCAAAAGGTGTTTGAATGGGACCAGACACTAGATGAGGTCAACATGTATATAACTCTTCCGCCAAACGTTCATTCCAAGCAATTCTATTGCAAGATTCAGTCTAAGCATGTTGAACTCGGGATCAAGGGCAATCCTCCTTACCTCAAT CATGACCTTGCTAGCCCGGTGAAGACAGATGATTCTTTTTGGACcttag AGGATGGTATAATGCATATAACACTACAGAAGAGGGACAAAGGCCAGACTTGGACTTCTCCTATATTGGGTGAGGGCCAACTCGATCCTTACGCTACTGATCTCGAACAGAAGCGGCTCATGCTTCAAAGATTTCAAGAAGAG AACCCGGGTTTTGACTTCTCTCAAGCCCAGTTCACTGGCAACTGTCCTGATCCAAGGACCTTTATGGGTGGAATTCGTACTGATTGA
- the LOC115705104 gene encoding inositol 3-kinase, which translates to MVRDRKYPRHQGLIVGNYCHDVLLRDDIVVAETLGGAVSFISAVFDGMLVCHNSISKVGWDFAYSTHHEPIVVPDSKTTLFHAHFSSEIDGDGHQDRILKRVCACDPIWPSDLPESRFNFGMAVGVGGEILPETLEKMLELCETVSVDIQALIRDFDAIDGTVKLVDLKESGFYHLLPQIGFIKASGEETSSLDIEEVRKLCCVVVTNGKHGCTVYWQDEEAQIGPFPTNQVDPTGAGDSFLAGFVAGLVQGLPVADAALLGNLFGSLAVGQIGVPKFDLRLFQRVKEEVQRRKVQCNSYSEMKAEDSKLMKVPGFEQFHASLSAANMISTCPVQECQWDLSISPPETVDQPKLFSSPVFEETVQTIDGGKP; encoded by the exons ATGGTGAGGGACCGAAAATATCCTCGACACCAGGGCCTAATTGTTGGCAACTATTGCCATGATGTTCTTCTCCGAGACGACATTGTAGTGGCCGAGACTCTCGGCGGTGCTGTTTCCTTCATTTCTGCCGTGTTCGATGGCATGTTGGTTTGTCACAATTCAATATCGAAAGTTGGCTGGGACTTCGCTTATTCGACCCATCATGAACCAATTGTAGTGCCTGATTCGAAAACCACTTTGTTCCATGCACACTTCAGCTCTGAAATCGATGGGGATGGGCACCAAGATCGGATTTTGAAAAGGGTCTGTGCTTGTGACCCGATTTGGCCCTCAGATCTCCCAGAATCAAGATTCAATTTTGGAATGGCGGTTGGGGTCGGCGGGGAGATTTTGCCAGAGACGCTTGAGaaaatgcttgaattatgtGAAACAGTTTCTGTGGATATTCAGGCTTTGATACGAGATTTTGATGCCATTGATGGAACTGTGAAACTTGTGGATTTGAAAGAGAGTGGGTTTTATCACCTTCTTCCTCAAATTGGGTTTATAAAGGCGTCGGGTGAAGAGACTTCGTCTTTGGACATTGAGGAAGTGAGAAAATTGTGTTGTGTTGTTGTAACAAATGGGAAACATGGGTGCACGGTCTACTGGCAGGATGAGGAAGCTCAAATTGGGCCTTTCCCTACGAACCAGGTTGATCCAACGGGTGCAGGGGACAGTTTTCTTGCTGGGTTCGTGGCTGGACTCGTGCAAGGCTTGCCTGTTGCTGATGCTGCATTGTTGGGTAACTTATTTGGGTCTCTAGCTGTTGGTCAAATAGGTGTGCCCAAGTTCGATTTGAGGTTGTTTCAG AGAGTTAAGGAAGAGGTACAGAGGAGGAAGGTGCAGTGTAACAGCTACAGCGAAATGAAAGCCGAAGACTCGAAGCTTATGAAGGTGCCAGGATTTGAACAGTTTCATGCATCACTTTCAGCAGCAAACATGATATCTACTTGTCCTGTCCAGGAATGCCAATGGGATCTGTCGATTTCTCCTCCCGAAACAGTAGATCAGCCGAAATTGTTTAGTAGTCCTGTCTTTGAAGAGACGGTTCAAACAATTGACGGTGGCAAACCATGA
- the LOC115717571 gene encoding cytosolic sulfotransferase 15-like: MSDSMMISTQQHENELYSYEDQNKEKEAFVSQLPKTKGWLGSNSTLCLYQNFWCPPTIVPNIISFQNHFQALDEDIIIASKPKSGTTWLKALLFSIINRAHTTLSNTPLLSSNPHELVPFFEYNLYTRNQKNPPLIKSIPSPRLFSTHIPYDSLPKSIIKSQSQIVYICRNPLDTIVSHWHFANQADDGNRLDHCSSKWTLEEFVDAYCNGVEVYGPFWSHILGYWKQSVENPQKVMFLKYEELKRDTKTQVKRLAEFVGFPFSLEEDTLGIIDEILELCSLKNLKELDVNKHGKFMPYFENKSYFKKGEVGDWVNHLSSATVERVEKLIHDKLNSLI; the protein is encoded by the coding sequence ATGAGTGATTCCATGATGATAAGTACCCAACAACATGAGAATGAGTTATATAGCTATGAAGATCAAAACAAGGAAAAAGAGGCATTTGTTTCCCAACTCCCTAAAACCAAAGGATGGTTAGGATCAAATAGTACTCTTTGCTTGTACCAAAACTTTTGGTGTCCACCAACAATTGTTCCAAACATAATTTCATTCCAAAATCACTTCCAAGCTCTTGATGAAGACATAATTATAGCCTCAAAGCCAAAATCAGGCACCACTTGGTTGAAAGCCCTTTTGTTCTCAATCATCAATAGAGCCCACACAACACTCTCCAACACCCCTTTGCTTAGTTCTAACCCTCATGAGCTTGTACCCTTTTTTGAGTATAATTTGTATACAAGAAACCAAAAAAACCCCCCTCTAATAAAAAGCATTCCATCTCCAAGACTATTCTCCACTCACATACCTTATGACTCTTTACCAAAATCTATTATAAAATCGCAATCTCAAATTGTTTACATCTGTCGAAACCCTCTTGATACTATTGTTTCCCATTGGCATTTCGCAAATCAAGCTGATGATGGTAATCGCCTCGACCATTGTTCTTCAAAGTGGACTTTAGAGGAGTTTGTGGATGCATATTGCAATGGTGTGGAAGTTTATGGGCCATTTTGGAGCCATATTCTTGGGTATTGGAAGCAAAGTGTAGAGAATCCTCAAAAGGTTATGTTTCTCAAGTATGAAGAGTTGAAAAGGGACACTAAAACTCAAGTGAAAAGGTTGGCTGAGTTTGTagggtttcctttttctttggaGGAAGACACACTAGGTATTATTGATGAAATATTAGAGCTTTGtagtttgaaaaatttgaaaGAGTTGGATGTGAATAAACATGGAAAATTCATgccatattttgaaaataaaagctatTTTAAGAAAGGAGAAGTAGGAGACTGGGTTAATCATCTTAGTTCGGCAACAGTAGAGCGAGTTGAAAAATTAATCCATGataagttaaattctcttatTTGA